In Hyalangium minutum, a single window of DNA contains:
- the lpxC gene encoding UDP-3-O-acyl-N-acetylglucosamine deacetylase: protein MPVFPDHQRTISEPVSCKGVGLHSGAMVNLTLWPAPAHHGIVFVRTDTAAQVAIPALSQYVVDTSMATTLGKDGVKVGTVEHLLSALAGLGIDNVRVELDGPEVPVMDGSAEHFVQMITSVGVRELEEQRLYLVINKPVTVVEGDKEATLSPARRFRISCSIDFKHPMISCQSFEVEVSERGFAGEISRARTFGFLRDVEMLKKHGLARGGSLDNAIVVDESTILNPEGLRFPDEFVRHKILDAVGDVSLFGRPVIGHLKVFKTGHALNHKLVQKVLSDPSCYELVQGRPVDTERPEVRLPELSGGMDLEPLVA from the coding sequence ATGCCTGTGTTTCCCGACCATCAGCGCACCATCTCCGAGCCCGTGTCCTGCAAGGGGGTGGGGCTCCACTCTGGCGCGATGGTAAACCTCACCCTGTGGCCTGCTCCGGCCCACCACGGCATCGTCTTCGTCCGCACGGACACAGCAGCCCAGGTGGCCATCCCGGCCCTCTCGCAGTACGTGGTGGACACCTCCATGGCCACCACCTTGGGTAAGGACGGGGTGAAGGTGGGCACGGTGGAGCACCTGCTGTCGGCGCTGGCCGGGCTGGGCATCGACAACGTGCGCGTGGAGCTGGATGGTCCCGAGGTGCCCGTCATGGACGGCAGCGCCGAGCACTTCGTGCAGATGATCACCAGCGTGGGCGTGCGCGAGCTGGAGGAGCAGCGCCTCTACCTGGTCATCAACAAGCCCGTCACGGTGGTGGAGGGTGACAAGGAGGCCACGCTGTCTCCGGCCCGCCGCTTCCGGATCAGCTGCTCCATCGACTTCAAGCACCCGATGATCTCCTGCCAGTCCTTCGAGGTGGAGGTGAGCGAGCGGGGCTTCGCCGGTGAGATTTCGCGCGCGCGCACCTTCGGCTTCCTGCGGGACGTGGAGATGCTCAAGAAGCACGGCCTGGCGCGCGGTGGCTCGCTGGACAACGCCATCGTCGTGGACGAGTCCACCATCCTCAACCCCGAGGGGCTGCGCTTCCCGGATGAGTTCGTCCGGCACAAGATTCTCGACGCCGTGGGCGACGTGTCCCTGTTCGGGCGCCCGGTCATTGGCCACCTGAAGGTCTTCAAGACGGGCCACGCGCTCAACCACAAGCTGGTGCAGAAAGTGCTGTCCGATCCGAGCTGCTACGAGCTGGTGCAGGGTCGTCCGGTGGACACAGAGCGGCCCGAAGTGCGCTTGCCCGAGCTGTCGGGTGGCATGGATCTGGAGCCGCTGGTCGCCTGA
- a CDS encoding DsbA family protein → MSKRSSRILLAAVLAASFAVGCNKQTSPAANPATASASGGQCELAPDAVVGTYKVDGAEQKVTYGELTGRIGAPLADLDKRKQDLLKRGLDGYIIEKLVQAEAKKRGLPNEDALLKAEVEDKSAQPSDAEIQKIYDQAKAAGQLPAEVTLEQVKPEIVKMLGEQGKREKAQALFNDLKSKADVKVLLPEKRIQVEATGPAKGPDNAPITIVEFSDFQCPFCSRAKVTVDEVVKQYGDKVRLVFRHFPLSFHQDAPKAAEAAACADDQKKFWEYHDKLFANQGALKVDDLKKHAADLGLDTARFNECLDSGKKAELVKKDMSAGEKAGVSGTPAFFINGVVLSGAVPAEEFKSIIDAELSKKK, encoded by the coding sequence ATGTCCAAGCGCTCCTCCCGTATTCTTCTGGCCGCGGTGCTCGCGGCCTCCTTTGCCGTCGGCTGCAACAAGCAGACGTCTCCCGCGGCCAACCCCGCCACCGCTTCCGCCTCGGGCGGCCAGTGTGAGCTCGCCCCGGACGCCGTCGTCGGCACCTACAAGGTGGACGGCGCCGAGCAGAAGGTCACCTACGGCGAGCTGACCGGCCGCATTGGCGCGCCGCTGGCGGACCTCGACAAGCGCAAGCAGGACCTGCTCAAGCGCGGCCTGGATGGCTACATCATCGAGAAGCTCGTTCAGGCCGAGGCCAAGAAGCGCGGCCTGCCCAACGAGGACGCGCTGCTCAAGGCCGAGGTGGAGGACAAGTCCGCCCAGCCGAGCGACGCGGAGATCCAGAAGATCTACGACCAGGCCAAGGCCGCCGGCCAGCTGCCCGCAGAGGTGACGCTGGAGCAGGTCAAGCCCGAGATCGTCAAGATGCTGGGCGAGCAGGGCAAGCGCGAGAAGGCGCAGGCGCTGTTCAATGACCTGAAGTCCAAGGCGGACGTGAAGGTCCTCCTGCCGGAGAAGCGCATCCAGGTGGAGGCCACCGGCCCGGCCAAGGGCCCGGACAACGCCCCCATCACGATCGTCGAGTTCAGCGACTTCCAGTGCCCGTTCTGCAGCCGCGCCAAGGTCACCGTGGACGAGGTGGTGAAGCAGTACGGCGACAAGGTGCGCCTGGTGTTCCGCCACTTCCCGCTGAGCTTCCACCAGGACGCCCCGAAGGCCGCCGAGGCCGCCGCGTGCGCCGATGACCAGAAGAAGTTCTGGGAGTACCACGACAAGCTGTTCGCCAATCAGGGCGCCCTCAAGGTGGACGACCTGAAGAAGCACGCCGCGGACCTGGGCCTGGACACCGCCCGCTTCAACGAGTGCCTGGACTCCGGCAAGAAGGCCGAGCTCGTGAAGAAGGACATGTCGGCCGGTGAGAAGGCCGGGGTCAGCGGCACCCCAGCCTTCTTCATCAACGGGGTGGTCCTGTCGGGCGCGGTGCCGGCCGAGGAATTCAAGAGCATCATCGACGCGGAGTTGAGCAAGAAGAAGTAG
- the pyrF gene encoding orotidine-5'-phosphate decarboxylase, with protein MSQAVAARERLALAADLPLEQGLALYSTVAPHVGYAKVGLSLFVEHGPAAVAAFQKLGARVFLDLKLHDIPNTVELAAARAGALGVALLTVHAAGGEAMLKAAVKGAREGAKAQGHAAPKVLAVTVLTSLSAEDVTSIGFTGTPEAAAQRLAQLAVKAGVDGLVCSPREAEGLRRLLGPSPFLCTPGIRPAGAEKGDQARAETPAFAIRAGADLLVVGRPVHTAADPVAAARAIAEEVSSA; from the coding sequence GTGAGCCAGGCCGTGGCCGCGCGCGAGCGGCTCGCCCTCGCCGCGGACCTGCCGCTGGAGCAGGGGCTCGCGCTGTACTCGACGGTGGCTCCGCACGTGGGCTACGCCAAGGTGGGGCTCTCGCTCTTCGTGGAGCACGGGCCTGCGGCGGTGGCCGCGTTCCAGAAGCTCGGTGCGCGGGTGTTCCTGGACTTGAAGCTGCATGACATCCCCAACACCGTGGAGCTGGCGGCGGCTCGCGCCGGAGCGCTGGGAGTCGCGCTGCTCACCGTCCACGCCGCTGGGGGCGAGGCCATGCTGAAGGCCGCCGTGAAGGGGGCTCGCGAGGGTGCCAAGGCGCAGGGCCACGCGGCACCCAAGGTGCTCGCGGTGACGGTGCTGACGTCGCTGTCGGCCGAGGATGTGACGTCCATCGGGTTCACCGGAACGCCCGAGGCGGCGGCGCAGCGGCTGGCGCAGCTGGCCGTGAAGGCGGGCGTGGATGGCCTGGTGTGCTCGCCGCGCGAAGCCGAGGGTCTCAGGCGCTTGCTGGGGCCCTCGCCCTTCCTGTGCACGCCGGGCATTCGTCCCGCGGGCGCGGAGAAGGGAGATCAGGCCCGCGCGGAGACGCCCGCCTTTGCGATTCGTGCGGGCGCGGATCTGCTGGTGGTGGGACGACCTGTCCACACCGCGGCAGATCCCGTGGCCGCCGCGCGCGCGATCGCCGAGGAAGTTTCCTCCGCCTGA
- a CDS encoding zinc-dependent alcohol dehydrogenase, whose amino-acid sequence MKGLVFDLSIPKYVLAKGIGGLYPKIHYGPGSCLSLRELPSPTPPGPEWVRLKPLLAGLCGSDMATFFFKASPQLEPFNSFPAVLGHEILAEVAAVGPETRGVTVGQRVAVNPLLPCRLRGIQPPCKPCASGQENGCEHTAEGCLAAGQMLGYQKDLPGGMGTEMVAHPSQLHAVPDRVSNKAGVLVEPLAVSLHAVLKAGLRDEDRVLVIGGGPVAFAALWAIRALGHRSHVTLLATEEYQLKLARQLGADEALRVKDDAGEAEEVARLTGAKVYKPVIGPPALSGGFEVTIDCIGSAGSVQDSLRYTRALGRVVLVGAAGILERVDWTTVWRNELTLLGSYVYGPESFRGERKHTFDLVLELLARREGPDPSVLVTHTFPLSRYREAIEANLARGRYHSVKTAFDLTVTA is encoded by the coding sequence GTGAAGGGTCTCGTCTTCGATCTCTCCATCCCCAAGTACGTGCTCGCCAAGGGGATCGGCGGGCTGTACCCGAAGATTCACTACGGACCGGGGAGCTGCCTGTCCCTGAGAGAGCTGCCCTCCCCCACTCCGCCCGGCCCCGAGTGGGTCCGGCTGAAGCCGCTGCTGGCCGGGCTGTGCGGCTCGGACATGGCCACGTTCTTCTTCAAGGCCAGTCCGCAGTTGGAGCCCTTCAATAGCTTCCCGGCGGTGCTGGGGCACGAGATCCTCGCCGAGGTGGCGGCGGTGGGCCCGGAGACACGGGGAGTCACAGTGGGGCAGCGCGTGGCGGTGAACCCGCTGCTGCCGTGCCGGCTGCGAGGCATCCAGCCGCCGTGCAAGCCATGCGCGTCGGGGCAGGAGAACGGGTGCGAGCACACGGCCGAGGGCTGCCTGGCGGCCGGGCAAATGCTCGGCTACCAGAAGGATCTGCCGGGGGGCATGGGCACGGAGATGGTGGCGCACCCGTCGCAGCTCCACGCCGTGCCGGATCGGGTGTCGAACAAGGCGGGCGTGTTGGTGGAGCCGCTGGCGGTGAGTCTGCATGCGGTGCTCAAGGCGGGGCTCCGGGATGAGGACCGGGTGCTGGTGATTGGCGGTGGGCCCGTGGCCTTCGCGGCGCTGTGGGCCATCCGAGCACTGGGGCACCGGAGCCATGTGACGCTGCTGGCGACGGAGGAGTACCAGCTGAAGCTCGCCCGGCAGCTGGGGGCGGATGAGGCGCTGCGGGTGAAGGATGACGCGGGGGAGGCCGAGGAGGTGGCGCGGCTGACGGGGGCGAAGGTCTACAAGCCCGTGATTGGACCGCCTGCGCTGTCAGGAGGCTTCGAGGTGACGATCGACTGCATCGGCAGCGCAGGATCGGTGCAGGACTCGTTGAGGTACACGCGGGCACTGGGGCGGGTGGTGCTGGTGGGGGCGGCGGGGATTTTGGAGCGGGTGGACTGGACCACTGTGTGGAGGAATGAACTGACGCTGCTCGGTTCGTACGTGTACGGGCCGGAAAGCTTCCGGGGCGAGCGCAAGCACACCTTCGATCTGGTACTGGAGCTGTTGGCCCGCCGGGAGGGACCGGACCCATCCGTGCTCGTGACACACACCTTCCCGCTCTCGCGGTATCGAGAGGCCATCGAGGCAAACCTGGCGCGAGGGCGCTACCACTCTGTGAAGACGGCATTCGACCTGACGGTGACCGCATGA
- a CDS encoding DUF4388 domain-containing protein, with product MAPPRPKATPRITGETAALELERPLTMGLSPTRPFSAHFHSPEGMILLREPPDLIGFFAGNLGSLFMEDVFSYVLSGIRSGQLIVQHNQLRRTVTFRDGQVVFATSTERYERLGAVLVQLGLITSDQLTLAVAQVTPTRRIGQVLTTEGIVSEANLYNAMTYLVREVVLNLFEMMEGSFLFLEAQAPLSDVVKLPERTRDLVIQGIKRGEATTRLRRQFPEDVRVRVGPEGFPTGEESLANKAKPGISLKDLRSAYEGSIHAFLTWMEERIRGGSLVIEPVVPPAPVRPTPSLEMVGSELLGPEERYNLLLALVYRAIEEMGRDVSMFQSFLQSPPPGLEEAYSGVKLGPDGRVDVDQIRRNVAGGGEALSRALTLEALDAFVSYALFSAQNVLPQALAEQLSMTYRALQEGLT from the coding sequence GTGGCACCTCCACGTCCCAAAGCCACTCCCCGCATCACCGGTGAGACGGCGGCTCTCGAACTCGAGCGGCCGCTCACCATGGGCCTATCGCCCACCCGTCCCTTCTCGGCGCACTTCCATTCGCCCGAGGGGATGATCCTCCTGAGAGAGCCGCCGGATCTGATCGGCTTCTTCGCCGGCAACCTCGGCTCTCTCTTCATGGAGGATGTCTTCTCCTACGTCTTGTCCGGCATCCGCAGCGGGCAGCTGATTGTCCAGCACAACCAGCTGCGCCGCACGGTGACGTTCCGGGATGGGCAGGTGGTGTTCGCCACCTCCACCGAGCGCTATGAGCGGCTGGGCGCGGTGCTGGTGCAGTTGGGGCTCATCACCTCGGACCAGCTCACGCTGGCCGTTGCCCAGGTGACGCCCACGCGCCGCATCGGACAGGTGCTCACCACCGAGGGCATCGTCTCCGAGGCCAACCTCTACAACGCCATGACGTACCTGGTGCGCGAGGTGGTGCTGAACCTCTTCGAGATGATGGAGGGCTCCTTCCTCTTCCTCGAAGCGCAGGCGCCGCTGAGCGACGTCGTCAAGCTGCCCGAGCGCACGCGAGACTTGGTCATCCAGGGCATCAAGCGCGGCGAGGCGACGACGCGGCTGCGCCGCCAGTTCCCCGAGGACGTGCGCGTGCGCGTGGGCCCCGAGGGATTCCCGACCGGCGAGGAGTCGCTGGCCAACAAGGCCAAGCCGGGCATCTCGCTGAAGGATCTGCGCTCGGCTTACGAAGGCAGCATCCACGCCTTCCTCACCTGGATGGAGGAGCGCATCCGCGGCGGCTCGCTCGTCATCGAGCCCGTGGTGCCCCCCGCGCCGGTGCGCCCCACGCCGAGCCTGGAGATGGTGGGCTCGGAGCTGCTCGGCCCCGAGGAGCGCTACAACCTGCTGCTCGCGCTGGTGTACCGCGCCATCGAGGAGATGGGGCGGGACGTGAGCATGTTCCAGAGCTTCCTCCAGTCGCCCCCTCCAGGGCTGGAGGAGGCGTACTCCGGTGTGAAGCTCGGCCCGGATGGACGCGTGGACGTGGATCAGATCCGCCGCAACGTGGCCGGTGGCGGCGAGGCGCTCTCTCGCGCGCTCACGCTGGAGGCGCTCGATGCGTTCGTCTCCTATGCGCTGTTCTCCGCGCAGAACGTGCTGCCGCAGGCTCTGGCAGAGCAGCTGTCGATGACGTACCGCGCCCTCCAGGAGGGATTGACGTGA
- the ruvB gene encoding Holliday junction branch migration DNA helicase RuvB translates to MATKRKSETLSGEVQGDDVRLEVSLRPRTFDEYVGQSQVLEKLKVYVLAASSRGDALDHCLFSGPPGLGKTSLAHIIASELGVGIHVTSGPALERKGDLAGLLTNLNERDVLFIDEIHRLNAAIEEYLYPAMEDFRLDITIDTGPAARAMKIDLPPFTLIGATTRTGLLTSPLRDRFQIQERLEYYEPKHLELILNRSARILGIPMDKDASKEISTRSRGTPRIANRLLRRLRDFAQVEGEGTISLELARSSLDRLGVDASGLDSMDRKILLTIIEKFGGGPVGVETIAASVGEQRDTIEDVYEPFLLQEGFLQRTPRGRTATHRAYSYFKKTPPPASPQGALF, encoded by the coding sequence ATGGCTACGAAGCGCAAGTCCGAGACGCTGTCCGGGGAAGTCCAGGGGGACGATGTCCGCCTGGAAGTCTCGCTCCGGCCGCGCACCTTCGACGAGTACGTGGGCCAGTCCCAGGTCCTCGAGAAGCTCAAAGTCTACGTGCTCGCGGCCAGCAGCCGCGGCGACGCGCTCGACCACTGTCTGTTCTCCGGGCCCCCGGGCCTGGGCAAGACGTCGCTGGCCCACATCATTGCCTCCGAGCTCGGCGTGGGCATCCACGTCACCAGCGGCCCCGCCCTGGAGCGCAAGGGCGACCTGGCCGGGTTGCTCACCAACCTCAACGAGCGCGACGTCCTCTTCATCGACGAGATCCACCGCCTCAACGCCGCCATCGAGGAGTACCTCTACCCGGCCATGGAGGACTTCCGGCTGGACATCACCATCGACACGGGCCCCGCCGCCCGCGCGATGAAGATCGACCTGCCGCCCTTCACCCTCATCGGCGCCACCACCCGCACGGGCCTGCTCACCTCGCCGCTCCGCGACCGCTTCCAGATTCAGGAGCGCCTCGAGTACTACGAGCCCAAGCACCTGGAGCTCATCCTCAACCGCTCGGCGCGCATCCTCGGCATCCCGATGGACAAGGACGCCAGCAAGGAGATCTCCACCCGCTCCCGAGGCACCCCGCGCATCGCCAACCGGCTGTTGCGCCGCCTGCGCGACTTCGCCCAGGTCGAGGGCGAGGGCACCATCTCCCTGGAGCTGGCCCGGTCCTCGCTCGACAGGCTCGGCGTGGACGCCAGCGGCCTGGACTCCATGGACCGGAAGATTCTGCTCACCATCATCGAGAAGTTCGGTGGGGGGCCGGTGGGGGTGGAGACCATCGCTGCCAGTGTGGGCGAGCAGCGAGACACCATCGAGGACGTGTACGAGCCCTTTCTGCTCCAAGAAGGTTTCCTCCAGCGCACCCCTCGGGGCCGGACGGCGACGCATCGGGCCTACAGCTATTTCAAGAAGACGCCGCCGCCCGCTTCACCCCAGGGCGCCCTCTTCTGA